aaagaaaggaaaagaaaagaaaagaaaaagtttacttGATATGCACAAGTAAAAAATAcaaccaaagaaatgaaacctGTGACCCAAATTTGGCCCTGGGGTATTGAGTATAACAAAGTGGTAAACTTCACAAACACAAACTAAATGCAAAGATCACCAAGCTCAGGTGAAGAGGCACAGCAATATGAACTACCATATTGGTAGTGATGCTTgggggtaaaaaaaagaaaaagaaaaagaaatggagaactaGGACACCAGAGttctgtgaggggaaaaaaatgggaagaacatTGTTTTCAATAAGAATTCTAGAAAGATTAGAGCTTCAGGCTATCTGAATGTATATTATTAAAGGTGAATATAAAACAACTAAATtcctaaaaaaaccaaaatcgagcactttaaaaaatacccagcCAGTATTCTTCTGAAGTGTCAAGGTCATGGAAAACAAGGAAAGCTGGAGAAACTCTCATAGATTTGAGCAGGCTAAAAACAAGtcattcctgaaaaagaaaaggaacaattggtaaaatttaaatagaaaatggaatttgTTTCGTGGCCTTGAACTGAAGTTAATTTCATAGTTTTATGAAACTTACCGTAGTTACATAAAGTAATAACATTAAGATAAGAAAGGTAAGGATACTATATCCAGGGCCGAGTTTATCAATCCCTGCAGTGCTGATGTCTATGGTCAGATCATTCTCTGCTGTAGGGCCTGTCTTGTGTGCCGTAAGATGTGTAATGACATTCCTGGCCACTGCCCCTTAGATGGAAGTTCCCTAATTGGGAATCAGTgattcacattaatttttaatgtcaattAACCAAAATAAAACTTATCTCTTCATGTGTgagaatgagaagaaacagaCATACTCAATGTCAATGGAAATAACTAATAAGCTGCAGTAGAGAGAGACTGTGGTTTTTCAAAGAGTATTTAACCACAAAGTAAAATGATGCTTATAGGATGTGGGAAACCCTGTAGAACTGGGCATTGAGATACAATTTAAGAAATCTATATTCAACTGCATTAACAGTCCACTCTGATGATAATGATATTACCATTTTAAGAGGCTTCTTAGCTATAGAAGTCATTTCTATTGTTATCAGGAAAtgtcttattaagaaaaaaattatagcataGGAATTTCTTGTTTTCAAGATTACATTTGAGGGATCATTACCAAATAAGGAATGTGGAAGAAACGACCATGAAGTAACGAGTGGGAAATGTTGCAGATCTCATCCTCAAGTACTGCCTGGCTGATAGCATGCTTACCTCTTCAACAAGTCACTTCTTTCCAAAGTGCAGAAGCCTTTCCAAAGTAGGCAGCTTTTAATGTCCTCCACATTCACTTGTCCGCCTCTCAGATTTAAAACGCACCTGTCGCTTGCTCTTGGATTTGGTACTTACTTCGCCAGACTCTACTTTTCTGTTCCTTTACTGGGCCACTCTGCAGGCAcatgcttttaaagaaaaggttCTGGAGAGCAGTTGGCTTTACAACACCCTCAACCTTCAGCACTATATTTATGTTGTAGTCTTCAGACACTGTTTTTGTAGTCAGATGCTTTTCTCTGTTTGTCAGAAATGTGAGTCACTGCTGTTGTAGATATGGATAACCAGTAActatggaaaaaagagaaattgcatTAACTTTCAAAGAGAATAATATCTACATACAGATGTATAAAAGCTTAAATTACAGGACAGTCTTCACAGAACCAATGTTGTCAGGGCTAAAACGTAAATCGTGGTCTACTGTCACCGTTTCCTTAAGAGGAAAATTGCAGAATGTAATTAGCCACCATTCTAGAAGAATAAAACATGGATCATGTTTACTGAAACAAAatccagttatttatttttttcttaaaagggcATTCAAGTGAATTATGTTTAGCTTTTATGATAATGAGAGGGTGGCCGTCAGTACAAGATCTGTAATTTTTATGAACTACAGGAATTATTATACCTTCTCCCTCTAAAGTCAAGTGCCAAAATAGAGACAATCCCTCTGGGGGAGATGTGGACTGGCAACATGCTGTGGAGAACAATTTGGTAATTTCTCAAGAAGTTAAACAGTTACggtatgatctagcaattctgcCCTAGCTATACACCCgggagaaatgaaagcatttgtccatgtaaaattttatatatgaatgttATAACAGCATCATTCATAGTACCAgaagactggaaacaacccaaatgtccgttAACTGGccacagataaacaaaatgtggtctttCCATACAATGGATTGATGCTGGACCATAGCAAGAATGAAATTCTGCTACATGTTGAGGCATGGAAGGATCTAGAAAACTGTATGCTAAGCAAAGGAGGCCAGTCACAAAGGAATACATATTATATGACCCCATGTATATAAAAGCCCACAATAGGAAAATCTATAtctagagagaaaatgaattcGTGATTCTTTTGTCGCTTGGGAAAAGGGGTTGGTGGCTGGAATACCTATAGCATACAGGATTTGTTTTCGAagcaatgaaaatgttttcaagttgATTATGGTGATGAGTGCACATATGCGTGAAGGTACCAAAAGCCACAGAAATGTACACTTTGGGTGAATCGTGTGATATGCGGATGATATCACAATAAAAATTCTGGTGGGTGGGAATGGAGATCTTGAACTCCTAGGCCTCTCTCCACAGACAAACTCTTGCTACCAGCAGCGAGGAAAACAGAAGCTGGAGGCTGTGACCCCCTCAGGCTGCCGCTGCGTCAGCAGTCAGCTCCCACAACCAGTCCGCTGACCCCACGAGCCCATGAGGTTGAGGACATTCCAGCGCCCAGACCCGCGCGCACATGCCAACTGTCATCAGAGCCCCAGGCGCTTCTCTGGCAGCGAGGTCCTGCGACTTTGGGAACTTCTGGAAGCCGAACCCTCGCTGGAAGGTCCCAACCCCGACGCCCCCTCCCATGGGCAGCTACATGAGCACGCCCAGGCCTGCGCAGCCACCCCTCACCCAAGTGTGCCCAAAACCCCGGCCCCGAGCCGCCTCTAGGGAGGACTGTGGGAGCCGCGTCGGCACCGGACCCCTTCACCGAGTACCACAGAACTGGGACCCCGCCAACCCTCGGAGGGTGGTCCCCGAGGCCTGGAGGCGCTTTCCTGCCAAGGCGCCCCCTGAGACTGTCCTGGGGCCGGATCTCTCCAGCGCCTGGGAGAATTACATGAAGCGGTGTCTCTGGAGTGCCCGCCACCCAAGACAGGTCTTGAGCCCCGTGACCATCAAGATCGCGCCCCCTGAGCCCAAGACGAGCCCCTGGGCATCTAGGGCTCAGGGGCCCGGCGCCTGCTTTGCAGGGCGCCCACCCTCCCGGGAGCACCCAGACCCGTGCGCCAAGGAGAAGGTGCTGAGGGCCCTCAGCCAGTGCCAGAAGGGGAACAGGAGGTTTGACGGGCCCCTGTGGTTTGAGATCCCCGAGGGCAAGAGCAGGAGGCCCAACCCAGAGCCCAGGCCTTCTGCCTTTAAGCCCCTGACCAGAAATGGAGTGGTCCCTTCCTTTGTGCCCAGGCCAGGGCCTCTAATCAGAAGCCTTCACTCTTGGGGCTGCAGTGTTTACAAGGACACTGACCTCCAGCCTGATGTCCAGCCTTTGCTGTCTGCCGGCCACCCTACAGCAGGGACTGCATCAGCCCAGGACATGGAGCAGCAGCTGCAGAGCTGGGGAAAGAGACCCACTGCTGGGGCCTCACGCCTTCCTCCAGTGCCTAAGAGCAGCGACTGGGGGGTCTCCTTTGCCACAGATGTTGCCCAGCCTTCAGGTTCCTTTGATTCCTAAGGGTCAGAGTCCCTTTACCTGCCTCCTGTGACTCACCCTTGTGTATTTAGCCTCAGCTCTCTGATCCCTTGCTCTACCTCTGCATGGGACCCCAACACAGTACTGCTGCAGCCCCCAGACCCCCATTTCCTCACTCTGGAAATCCCATGCTGAAGATTGTTGATaagcctccctccttctcccctgcctgccttttcccttcattttcttgaaggtactcttccttccccaccttccctctttGCCCAGCTTGTATAAATATTtgatctcattaaaaataatattttaaaaagatatttttcatgtaaaaataaaggGCAAATGTGTTCCAGATTACGAGCTCAAAGGTGAAGCCCCTGTCCTAGTAATAACCTGTATTTATTTGAGTCCAGTGTAGCTAGAAAGTGGTGAGAGACAAGATAATATGAAGACTGGTGACAGGAAACAATATAAGCACAGAAGAGTTTGAGTTTCATTCTGGGAACCACAGGTTTTAGGCAGGGGAAAGGATAATCAGGCTGATAGGTTTTTAAACCCATTATTCTGTCTGTTGTGTGTAGAGTGTATTATCCAAAGGCAGCGATTGAAACAGAAATGAGGTGTCCGATGCTCTATTTCAAACAAAAGGTGAGGGTGGTTTGATCTAAGAGGAAAGGGATGCAGGTGAAAAGTGCACATGCCTTTGGGATGTGTCTTGTAGGTGGATGTTTTGGAGCTCCCTAATGCAGCCGATGACAGCATTAAGAAGTGGAAGAATCCAGGTCTCAGCTCATTGGTTCCAGAAATTGCATGTGACAGTGTCATTTGTTGAGTTGGGAACTGTCAGTGGGAAACATAACCAGAGATGTCTAAGATGGGCAAGGCTTCACAATACACACATTTGCTATTCTGGTGAAATTGTCATCTGTGCCTTTGAAAACATGAGCCAGCAGAGAGTTTGAAACcagggaaataaa
The genomic region above belongs to Suricata suricatta isolate VVHF042 chromosome 2, meerkat_22Aug2017_6uvM2_HiC, whole genome shotgun sequence and contains:
- the POM121L12 gene encoding POM121-like protein 12 translates to MPTVIRAPGASLAARSCDFGNFWKPNPRWKVPTPTPPPMGSYMSTPRPAQPPLTQVCPKPRPRAASREDCGSRVGTGPLHRVPQNWDPANPRRVVPEAWRRFPAKAPPETVLGPDLSSAWENYMKRCLWSARHPRQVLSPVTIKIAPPEPKTSPWASRAQGPGACFAGRPPSREHPDPCAKEKVLRALSQCQKGNRSVYKDTDLQPDVQPLLSAGHPTAGTASAQDMEQQLQSWGKRPTAGASRLPPVPKSSDWGVSFATDVAQPSGSFDS